The Methanotorris formicicus Mc-S-70 sequence GGGAAGTTTTTTATCAGTTCCTTCATCTTTTCCTCATCTATATATTTTTTATTCCCAATTGTTAGATTCAACTCTTTTTTTATTTTCCCAAATGTTACTACAGGACATCTGTTTTGTACTGCAATATCTAAGACATCATTAACATCCTCCTCATCAACGGATATTATATAAGTTCCCATATATCTCGTTGCTCTTGGGTATGGAATGGAAAAAATCTCAACTCCTTTTCTTGCTTTAACGAGCATCTCCAACAAATTACACAACCATCCTCCCCTTGAAGCATCTTTACAAGCATGCACACCAATATTTTTAACAATCTCAAGATATGTGTCAAATTTATTCTTCGCTTTATAAATCCTCTCTCCAATGTCTCCTTCAACAGGATGTCCAAGCATTATTAAAACATCTTCTTCCTTTGCATTCCCATCCCTAACAACTTTATCAGTTATCAACTCCCCAAAAACAGCAACACAGATGCATGATTTTAAACTCTCAACTGTCTGAGTATTCCCACCAATTATTGGAATATCCAATCCAATAGATTGTTTTTTTAAACCACCAACTGCTATTT is a genomic window containing:
- a CDS encoding AIR synthase related protein, yielding MENIEFEIKYAIEHMMETNYPRREFWNMDDKIPNLISGIRAGDDAVVVGKSVINMEGPYPLKLGSKTALIHTACDVVAMGAKPRFAMNAIQAKDKEEIKIAVGGLKKQSIGLDIPIIGGNTQTVESLKSCICVAVFGELITDKVVRDGNAKEEDVLIMLGHPVEGDIGERIYKAKNKFDTYLEIVKNIGVHACKDASRGGWLCNLLEMLVKARKGVEIFSIPYPRATRYMGTYIISVDEEDVNDVLDIAVQNRCPVVTFGKIKKELNLTIGNKKYIDEEKMKELIKNFPYKL